A single region of the Panthera tigris isolate Pti1 chromosome B1, P.tigris_Pti1_mat1.1, whole genome shotgun sequence genome encodes:
- the MXD4 gene encoding max dimerization protein 4 isoform X2, which translates to MELNSLLILLEAAEYLERRDREAEHGYASVLPFDGDFARKKTKAAGLVRKAPNNRRAKLRLYLEQLKQLVPLGPDSTRHTTLSLLKRAKMHIKKLEEQDRRALSIKEQLQREHRFLKRRLEQLSVQSLERVRTDSTGSAVSTDDSEQEVDVEGMEFGPGELDSVGSSSDVEGHYSLQRGGCSEGGYGPPCRRPGRPGLS; encoded by the exons ATGGAGCTAAATTCCCTGCTGATCCTGCTGGAGGCGGCCGAGTACCTGGAGCGCAGGGACCGAG AGGCCGAGCACGGCTACGCCTCGGTGCTGCCCTTCGACGGCGACTTCGCCAGGAAGAAGACAAAGGCGGCCGGCCTGGTGCGCAAGGCCCCGAACAACAG ACGAGCCAAGCTCAGGCTCTATCTGGAGCAGCTCAAGCAGCTGGTGCCCCTGGGCCCTGACAGCACCCGCCACACCACGCTGAGCCTCCTGAAGCGTGCCAAGATGCACATCAAG aaaCTGGAGGAGCAGGACCGCCGGGCGCTGAGCATCAAGGAGCAGCTGCAGCGGGAACACCGCTTCCTAAAGCGGCGCCTGGAGcagctgtcggtgcagagcctggagcGCGTGCGCACAGACAGCACAGGCTCCGCCGTCTCCACCGACGACTCGGAGCAAG AAGTGGACGTAGAGGGCATGGAGTTTGGCCCTGGTGAGCTGGACAGTGTTGGCAGCAGCAGTGACGTGGAGGGCCACTACAGCCTGCAGAGGGGCGGCTGCAGCGAAGGGGGCTACGGGCCCCCCTGCCGGCGGCCTGGCCGCCCCGGCCTCTCGTAG
- the HAUS3 gene encoding HAUS augmin-like complex subunit 3 isoform X3 gives MSCGKEFVETLKKIDYPKADSLNGEDFDWLFETVEDEAFLKWFCGNVNEQNVLSKEELEAFSILQKSGKPILEGAALDEVLKTCKTSDLKTSTLDDQELEKLEVEVQTLQKLKNLKIQRRNKCQLMASVTSHKSLRLSAKEEEATKRLKQSQGILNAMNTKINNELQALTDGVAKLMMFFRHSNLDQGANPLVFLSQFSLEKYLSQEEQSTAALTLYTKKQFFQGIHEVVESSNEENFQLLDIQAPSICDNQEILEERRLEMVRLQLAYICAQHELIHLKASNLSMKSSIQWAEENLHSLTSKALGKDNLDAKISSLNSEILKLEEQIAYIKDKSLPAVVKENAQLLNMPVVKGDFDLQIAKQDYYTARQELVLNQLIKQKASFELLQLSYEIELRKHWDIHRQLENLVQELSQSNAMLRQRLEMLTDPSVCQQINPRNTIDTKDYSTHRLYQLLEGENKKKELFITHGNLEEVAEKLKQDVSLVQDQLAVSTREHSFFLSKLNNDVDELCDTLYQGGNQLLLSDQVILLWTVWSYVSQLCACTHMCTLSSGVAVSRVQFQGVNRAVSSS, from the exons ATGAGTTGTGGAAAAGAGTTtgtggaaacattaaaaaaaattgattatcCCAAAGCTGATAGTCTTAATGGGGAAGATTTTGACTGGTTGTTTGAGACTGTTGAAGATGAAGCATTTTTGAAGTGGTTTTGTGGGAATGTGAATGAACAGAATGTATTGTCCAAAGAAGAATTGGAAGCTTTTAGCATTCTTCAAAAATCAGGCAAGCCCATCCTAGAAGGAGCAGCACTGGATGAAGTTCTTAAAACCTGTAAAACTTCTGATTTGAAAACCTCTACCCTGGATGACCAAGAGCTAGAGAAATTGGAAGTCGAAGTTCAAACTCTGCAGAAATTGAAGAACCTAAAAATTCAGCGACGTAATAAATGCCAGTTGATGGCTTCGGTAACAAGCCACAAATCTCTGAGGTTAAGTGCTAAAGAAGAAGAAGCCACTAAAAGGCTGAAGCAGAGTCAAGGAATTCTAAATGCGATGAACACTAAGATAAATAATGAACTTCAAGCTCTTACTGATGGCGTTGCTAAACTGATGATGTTTTTCCGACATTCTAATTTGGATCAAGGGGCAAATCCACTGGTGTTTTTATCTcagttttccttggaaaaatatctaaGCCAAGAAGAGCAAAGCACAGCAGCATTAACTTTGTATACCAAAAAACAGTTCTTTCAAGGTATACATGAAGTAGTTGAAagttcaaatgaagaaaattttcaacttttagaTATACAAGCACCATCCATTTGTGATAATCAAGAAATCCTTGAGGAGAGACGGCTGGAGATGGTTAGGCTGCAGCTAGCATACATTTGTGCTCAACATGAGTTAATTCACTTGAAAGCAAGTAATTTGAGCATGAAGTCAAGTATACAGTGGGCAGAGGAGAATCTTCATAGCCTCACTAGCAAG GCTCTTGGCAAAGATAATTTGGATGCTAAAATTTCTAGCTTGAACAGTGAGATTCTGAAACTTGAAGAACAAATAGcttatataaaagataaaagctTGCCTGCTGTGGTAAAAGAGAATGCCCAGTTATTGAATATGCCAGTTGTAAAGGGAGATTTTGATCTACAGATTGCTAAACAAGACTATTATACAGCAAGACAAGAGTTAGTTTTAAATCAGTTGATAAAGCAAAAGGCATCATTTGAGCTTCTACAGTTATCATATGAAATTGAATTGAGAAAGCATTGGGACATACATCGTCAACTTGAAAATTTGGTTCAAGAACTTAGTCAAAGTAATGCGATGCTCCGCCAGCGATTAGAAATGCTGACAGACCCGTCAGTATGTCAGCAGATAAATCCAAGGAATACCATTGACACCAAGGACTATTCTACTCATAG gcTTTATCAACTTTTAGaaggagagaataagaaaaaagagttgTTTATAACCCATGGAAACCTGGAGGAGGTGGCTGAGAAATTAAAACAGGATGTTTCTTTAGTACAAGATCAGTTGGCAGTATCTACTCGagaacattctttctttctgtccaaACTGAATAATGATGTGGATGAGCTTTGTGATACTTTGTATCAAGGAGGAAATCAGCTTTTGCTTAGTGACCAG GTTATACTGCTGTGGACAGTCTGGTCGTATGTCTCACAGCTGTGCGcgtgtacacacatgtgcacactcagCAGTGGAGTTGCTGTATCACGGGTTCAGTTTCAGG
- the MXD4 gene encoding max dimerization protein 4 isoform X1, with product MELNSLLILLEAAEYLERRDREAEHGYASVLPFDGDFARKKTKAAGLVRKAPNNRSSHNELEKHRRAKLRLYLEQLKQLVPLGPDSTRHTTLSLLKRAKMHIKKLEEQDRRALSIKEQLQREHRFLKRRLEQLSVQSLERVRTDSTGSAVSTDDSEQEVDVEGMEFGPGELDSVGSSSDVEGHYSLQRGGCSEGGYGPPCRRPGRPGLS from the exons ATGGAGCTAAATTCCCTGCTGATCCTGCTGGAGGCGGCCGAGTACCTGGAGCGCAGGGACCGAG AGGCCGAGCACGGCTACGCCTCGGTGCTGCCCTTCGACGGCGACTTCGCCAGGAAGAAGACAAAGGCGGCCGGCCTGGTGCGCAAGGCCCCGAACAACAG GTCCTCACACAATGAACTAGAAAAGCACAG ACGAGCCAAGCTCAGGCTCTATCTGGAGCAGCTCAAGCAGCTGGTGCCCCTGGGCCCTGACAGCACCCGCCACACCACGCTGAGCCTCCTGAAGCGTGCCAAGATGCACATCAAG aaaCTGGAGGAGCAGGACCGCCGGGCGCTGAGCATCAAGGAGCAGCTGCAGCGGGAACACCGCTTCCTAAAGCGGCGCCTGGAGcagctgtcggtgcagagcctggagcGCGTGCGCACAGACAGCACAGGCTCCGCCGTCTCCACCGACGACTCGGAGCAAG AAGTGGACGTAGAGGGCATGGAGTTTGGCCCTGGTGAGCTGGACAGTGTTGGCAGCAGCAGTGACGTGGAGGGCCACTACAGCCTGCAGAGGGGCGGCTGCAGCGAAGGGGGCTACGGGCCCCCCTGCCGGCGGCCTGGCCGCCCCGGCCTCTCGTAG